In Selenomonas dianae, a genomic segment contains:
- a CDS encoding helicase-related protein: protein MSTTSGKRAVFQRNLAAILALKNMEREGRAASPEEQRLLQSYSGFGGLSEAFDPANKAWANEYDVLQKYLTNEEYRSARSSILDAYYTPPEIAEAIYEGLRHIGFTHGNILEPSCGAGRFFSAMPDDIRSESNICGVELDSLSARIVAAAHPDVNVASQGFETTRFADGSFDLAVGNVPFGDTPITGDPKYGGAALLPHDYFLMKMIDEVRSGGLVAAITSSGTMDKLSERTRAELAERADLVTAMRLPSTTFEGAGAFVTSDILIFRKKGGERTPIETHTRVVNDAYWWKSSRQVERLKGTPLETRHAVNEYFSQHYQDHVLGTWEERNGRYGTELSVVSGTDNLKEKIVDVFKEIPQNSVYLPSETALPLPVQAKVPDARAMGFYITAGELVFIDTQGAESTPELDEKTRARVISAVHLRDAGHNVLEVQQRDGSNEELRQAQKALNDLYESHVKSYGHIAGDRTLANVFYADPGYNFIRAYEIKDAKGNFVAKADIFTERTILPEARPEHADTPEDALVISIQQKGEVDLAYMSELCGIPVREIPDELEFTHLYFDDRTKTYIQADEYLSGNIRTKIDDIDELTAQIRGERDSYLAQTYYPEQHAELVEGFPKTLPEPQNEMEEGLRDLLQQFSQLGRSRLHSDFRAYVESIDQTKYPEWRTSVSRYMLYAMHKADGNYGRYSDWIPDSLATDCALGFQLLRRDSNFFSQRSNWRFGDLIHAFDLYQAQHPEQSSGANRRTFMEDLHDPVRRLSMLHMIDTAQQYLVSCESKGEKPQHTELVELYEQAASEHNIRMAAHHDEQTELWDMRLERAQKNRDALMTVLPQDVEIGEISVGLGTSWLKPAYVEQFIQSIGLREVHVDYVEETSSWKVTKTERLSYELSAETQYSAGGKTAYDLIEQCLNQRNAQVRVPIAEGSDQTVVDPELTTQAQMKQQELRDKFRSWLLSDPTRVKEIQEYYNRRFNSVRLREFDGSKLTFPGMTNTISLKPHQKDAIAHSLFGGNTLFAHCVGAGKTFEMIASIMESKRMGLSHKALMVVPNHLTAQTGEEFQRLYPRAKILVAQKKDFEKKNRQEFISRIATQNWDAVIIGASSFEKIKLSAERETAMRQRAIDELEDKLFSLRANGAHAKDFSVRNITKLITNQKNRLKKLEQSNRKGMDDVITFEELGVDKLVIDEAHEFKNLEVMTRHARVAGVGTTDHVQKTWDLYMKTQYINEITQGRGLIFATGTPISNAMTEIYTMQRYLAPDRLKELGLESFDAWAAAFTDITVSMELKPEGRGYQLKERFSNFRNLPELMTSFKSFADVRTADMLGKDVIVPTADIIVDKAPASEEQKEIISDLVTRADDIRRKTPQDVLRVDGTMTKDSMLLITHAGRALSLDPRLVVPEAADAPDSKVNRCVKNLLETYRATSSERGTQILFCDESTSTGAGKGGFNVYDDIREKLIQSGIPREEIAVVQEVSDKDKQKLFDKVRSGEVRVLIGSTGTLGVGTNVQDRLAALHDLSVPWRPADLEQRMGRIVRPGNRYDKVKIFRYVTEGTFDAYLWQTVENKQKQIAQVMTSRSPLRTLQDMDETVLSYAELKAVATGNPFLREKMELENRLGRIQIAKIDYESTRQKLQKFTVIDGPARIKEQDAKIAGLMDDKLRMDSACLQNEQGEELFQMTLCGKLVTDRSKAADILHKAAKGGFSATKDFSGEYRGLKLQIRIDPIAMQPYIILTGKRSHRIGFSDKPEVTVRRISSLYDGIVKELCQVQEERARIAADVKDAEEEIKKPFPHAAEEAEKKARLIEITKQMEVSSEESIAARGARRTQPIDREEGQTHTVHAR from the coding sequence ATGAGTACGACGAGCGGCAAGAGGGCAGTCTTTCAGCGTAATCTTGCCGCTATTTTGGCGCTCAAAAACATGGAGCGTGAGGGACGTGCAGCAAGCCCCGAGGAACAGCGTCTTCTCCAATCCTACAGCGGGTTTGGAGGGCTTTCTGAGGCGTTTGACCCTGCCAATAAGGCTTGGGCAAACGAATATGATGTGCTGCAAAAATATCTGACGAACGAAGAATATCGTTCGGCACGCAGCAGTATTCTGGATGCCTATTATACCCCGCCTGAGATTGCCGAAGCCATCTACGAGGGGCTGCGGCACATTGGTTTTACACACGGGAATATTCTTGAACCGTCATGCGGCGCGGGAAGATTCTTCTCTGCGATGCCAGATGACATACGGTCAGAGAGCAATATTTGCGGGGTAGAGCTGGATTCTCTTTCTGCTCGCATCGTTGCCGCTGCGCATCCGGATGTGAACGTGGCATCACAGGGCTTTGAAACAACGCGCTTCGCGGATGGCAGCTTTGATCTTGCCGTTGGGAACGTACCGTTCGGAGATACACCGATTACGGGTGATCCCAAATACGGCGGTGCGGCTCTTCTGCCGCATGACTACTTCCTCATGAAGATGATCGATGAAGTCCGTTCTGGCGGGCTTGTTGCTGCCATTACATCCAGCGGCACGATGGACAAGCTGAGTGAGCGCACGAGAGCGGAACTCGCCGAACGTGCTGATCTTGTCACAGCAATGCGTCTTCCCAGCACAACTTTTGAAGGAGCTGGCGCATTCGTTACGTCGGACATCCTCATTTTTCGGAAAAAAGGGGGCGAACGTACCCCCATCGAAACGCATACGCGCGTTGTGAATGATGCTTATTGGTGGAAATCTTCGCGGCAAGTCGAGCGTCTCAAGGGAACTCCTCTTGAGACACGTCATGCCGTCAACGAATATTTTTCTCAGCATTATCAGGATCATGTGCTCGGTACATGGGAAGAGCGGAACGGGCGTTACGGGACAGAGCTTTCCGTTGTTTCGGGCACGGACAATCTCAAAGAGAAGATTGTCGATGTGTTTAAGGAAATCCCCCAAAACAGTGTATATCTTCCCAGTGAGACGGCACTTCCGCTGCCCGTACAGGCAAAAGTACCGGATGCACGTGCAATGGGATTTTACATTACTGCGGGCGAGTTGGTGTTCATTGATACGCAGGGCGCGGAATCCACGCCGGAGCTGGATGAAAAAACGAGAGCGCGGGTGATTTCGGCAGTCCATCTGCGTGACGCAGGGCACAACGTCCTTGAGGTGCAGCAGCGTGACGGATCAAATGAGGAGCTGCGACAAGCGCAGAAGGCACTGAATGATCTCTATGAGAGCCATGTCAAGAGCTACGGGCATATTGCGGGAGATCGGACACTTGCGAATGTGTTCTATGCCGATCCGGGGTACAACTTCATACGCGCGTATGAGATTAAGGATGCCAAGGGGAACTTTGTCGCCAAAGCGGATATTTTTACGGAGCGGACAATCCTGCCGGAAGCACGCCCGGAGCACGCAGATACGCCGGAAGATGCACTCGTGATCTCAATCCAACAAAAAGGCGAAGTCGATCTTGCGTATATGAGTGAACTCTGCGGAATCCCTGTACGCGAGATTCCGGATGAGCTTGAATTTACACATCTGTATTTTGACGACCGTACGAAAACCTACATACAGGCAGATGAGTATCTGTCCGGCAATATTCGCACCAAAATAGATGACATTGACGAACTGACGGCACAGATTCGCGGGGAACGCGACAGTTATCTTGCACAGACGTATTACCCCGAACAGCACGCTGAGCTTGTGGAGGGCTTTCCCAAAACACTGCCGGAGCCGCAGAACGAAATGGAAGAAGGTCTGAGGGATCTGTTGCAGCAGTTTTCGCAGTTGGGGCGTTCCCGATTGCACTCTGATTTTCGCGCTTATGTGGAGAGCATCGACCAAACGAAATATCCGGAGTGGCGTACGAGTGTTTCGCGCTATATGCTTTATGCCATGCATAAAGCGGATGGAAATTATGGTCGGTATTCCGATTGGATTCCAGACTCTTTGGCAACCGACTGTGCCCTCGGCTTTCAACTTCTGCGCCGTGATTCGAATTTTTTCTCGCAGCGAAGTAACTGGCGATTTGGTGATCTGATACATGCTTTTGACTTATATCAGGCGCAGCATCCGGAACAGTCTTCCGGCGCAAATAGGCGCACGTTCATGGAGGATTTGCATGATCCTGTGCGGAGGCTTTCGATGCTCCACATGATAGATACTGCACAGCAGTATCTTGTTTCGTGTGAATCCAAAGGCGAGAAGCCGCAGCACACGGAGTTAGTGGAACTGTATGAGCAAGCAGCCTCGGAGCATAATATACGCATGGCAGCACACCATGACGAACAAACGGAGCTGTGGGATATGAGGCTGGAGCGTGCGCAGAAAAATCGGGATGCGCTCATGACGGTACTTCCGCAAGATGTTGAGATCGGTGAGATCAGTGTAGGGCTTGGGACATCGTGGCTCAAGCCCGCATATGTTGAGCAGTTCATCCAGTCTATCGGATTGCGGGAAGTGCATGTTGACTATGTAGAGGAAACGAGTTCGTGGAAGGTCACGAAAACGGAACGTCTATCCTATGAACTCTCGGCAGAAACGCAGTATTCTGCGGGTGGGAAGACCGCATACGACCTCATCGAACAATGTCTCAACCAGCGCAACGCGCAGGTGAGAGTTCCGATCGCAGAAGGTTCCGATCAAACGGTCGTCGATCCGGAACTTACGACACAGGCGCAGATGAAACAGCAGGAGCTGCGCGATAAGTTCCGTTCGTGGCTGTTGTCCGACCCTACCCGCGTCAAGGAGATTCAGGAATACTACAATCGCCGTTTCAACAGCGTGCGGTTGCGCGAGTTTGACGGCTCGAAACTCACCTTCCCCGGCATGACAAATACGATTTCCCTCAAGCCGCATCAGAAAGATGCGATTGCACACAGCCTTTTCGGCGGCAATACGCTTTTTGCTCACTGCGTCGGTGCTGGGAAGACATTTGAGATGATCGCCTCCATTATGGAATCTAAACGCATGGGGCTTTCACACAAGGCACTCATGGTCGTTCCGAATCACCTCACCGCACAGACCGGCGAGGAGTTTCAGCGACTTTACCCTCGGGCGAAGATTCTGGTCGCACAGAAGAAGGACTTCGAGAAGAAGAACCGGCAGGAGTTTATCTCCCGCATCGCTACGCAGAACTGGGATGCGGTCATCATCGGCGCATCTTCCTTCGAGAAGATTAAGCTGTCCGCAGAGCGTGAAACGGCAATGCGGCAGCGTGCCATTGACGAACTCGAGGATAAACTCTTCTCGCTGCGGGCAAATGGGGCACATGCCAAAGATTTCTCTGTCCGCAACATCACAAAGCTCATCACCAATCAAAAGAACCGTCTGAAAAAACTCGAACAGTCCAACCGCAAAGGGATGGATGACGTGATTACCTTTGAGGAGCTTGGCGTGGACAAACTCGTTATCGATGAGGCGCACGAGTTCAAAAATCTTGAGGTTATGACCCGTCATGCCCGCGTTGCCGGTGTCGGTACGACCGACCATGTGCAGAAGACATGGGATCTCTACATGAAGACACAGTACATCAACGAGATCACGCAGGGCAGAGGACTAATCTTTGCGACCGGAACGCCGATTTCCAATGCTATGACCGAAATTTATACCATGCAGCGGTATCTTGCTCCGGATCGCCTGAAAGAATTGGGGCTTGAGAGCTTTGACGCATGGGCTGCGGCTTTTACGGATATTACCGTCAGTATGGAGCTGAAGCCGGAAGGACGCGGCTATCAGCTCAAAGAGCGGTTTTCGAATTTCCGTAATCTACCGGAACTCATGACGAGCTTTAAGTCGTTCGCCGACGTGCGGACAGCCGATATGCTCGGTAAAGATGTCATCGTCCCAACCGCCGATATTATCGTCGATAAAGCCCCCGCCTCAGAGGAACAAAAAGAGATCATCAGTGATCTTGTGACACGCGCTGATGATATTCGCAGAAAGACACCGCAGGATGTTCTTCGAGTTGATGGGACGATGACGAAGGACAGCATGCTGCTCATTACACATGCCGGTAGGGCATTGTCCCTTGATCCGCGCCTTGTCGTTCCGGAGGCAGCAGATGCGCCGGACAGCAAGGTAAACCGATGTGTGAAAAATCTGCTCGAAACATACCGTGCGACGAGTTCAGAGCGTGGTACGCAGATCCTTTTCTGCGATGAATCCACATCTACGGGCGCAGGAAAAGGTGGCTTTAACGTCTACGATGACATTCGCGAAAAGCTCATTCAGAGCGGGATTCCGCGTGAAGAAATTGCTGTTGTGCAGGAAGTTTCAGACAAGGATAAGCAAAAACTCTTTGATAAAGTGCGCAGCGGCGAGGTTCGTGTCCTCATCGGCTCCACAGGAACGCTCGGCGTTGGGACGAACGTGCAGGACAGACTTGCCGCACTGCATGATCTTTCTGTTCCGTGGCGACCCGCTGATCTTGAGCAACGTATGGGGCGGATTGTTCGCCCCGGCAATCGCTATGACAAGGTGAAGATTTTCCGCTATGTAACAGAGGGGACATTCGATGCCTACCTATGGCAGACGGTCGAGAACAAGCAGAAGCAGATCGCTCAGGTCATGACGAGCCGAAGCCCACTGCGTACGTTGCAAGATATGGACGAGACCGTTCTCTCGTATGCCGAACTCAAAGCCGTTGCGACAGGGAATCCGTTCCTACGTGAGAAAATGGAGTTGGAAAACCGTCTTGGTCGCATCCAGATTGCAAAGATTGACTATGAATCGACGCGGCAAAAATTGCAAAAATTTACAGTGATTGATGGTCCGGCACGCATCAAGGAGCAGGATGCGAAAATTGCGGGGTTGATGGACGACAAGCTCCGTATGGATAGTGCTTGCTTGCAGAATGAACAAGGAGAAGAACTCTTTCAGATGACGCTCTGCGGAAAGCTCGTCACCGATCGCAGCAAGGCAGCCGATATTCTGCATAAGGCGGCAAAGGGGGGCTTCTCGGCGACAAAAGACTTCAGCGGAGAGTATCGGGGATTAAAACTTCAAATACGCATCGATCCGATAGCGATGCAGCCGTATATCATTTTGACGGGGAAACGCAGTCATCGCATCGGTTTTTCGGATAAGCCGGAAGTCACGGTGCGCCGCATTTCTTCCCTCTATGACGGGATTGTAAAGGAACTCTGTCAAGTGCAGGAGGAGCGTGCGCGTATTGCTGCGGATGTCAAAGATGCAGAGGAGGAGATCAAGAAACCGTTCCCACATGCCGCAGAGGAGGCAGAGAAAAAGGCGCGGCTGATTGAGATTACAAAACAGATGGAAGTGAGCAGCGAGGAATCAATCGCCGCACGCGGTGCTCGGCGAACTCAACCGATCGACCGCGAGGAAGGTCAGACACACACTGTGCACGCGAGATGA
- a CDS encoding TnpV protein — protein sequence MMLLTEHLRMEQHLREKIEQENAEIFNLMEQYGEMMYLYQVEGLSPEAEAQLEQLNQVTIDAGVQRAIRQEQMEEAAQADEKPFTAGRWAQIRRTYLQSYRPEEWLRMLQTGEAAQHLQQIQQETETRYRTMYQQEEERQILGQDLKGLEEIRRSRMIEAQITETLTADLSN from the coding sequence ATGATGCTTCTGACGGAGCATCTGCGGATGGAGCAGCATCTGCGCGAGAAGATCGAGCAGGAGAACGCGGAGATCTTCAACCTGATGGAGCAGTACGGGGAGATGATGTACCTGTATCAGGTGGAGGGGCTGTCTCCGGAGGCAGAAGCGCAGCTCGAACAGCTGAATCAGGTGACGATCGACGCGGGAGTGCAGCGGGCGATTCGGCAGGAACAGATGGAGGAAGCGGCGCAGGCGGACGAGAAACCGTTCACAGCGGGACGGTGGGCGCAGATTCGGAGGACGTATCTCCAATCGTATCGACCGGAGGAGTGGCTGCGGATGTTGCAGACGGGAGAAGCGGCGCAGCATCTGCAGCAGATACAGCAGGAGACGGAGACGCGCTATCGGACGATGTACCAACAGGAGGAGGAGCGGCAGATTCTGGGACAGGATCTCAAGGGACTGGAGGAGATTCGGCGCAGCCGGATGATCGAAGCACAGATCACAGAGACCTTGACGGCAGACCTATCCAACTAG
- a CDS encoding zeta toxin family protein: MPENYSAKELDEQKEKIKADLLGAVTPSKNPQAYLLAGQPGAGKTKLADIFTRQHSGNIVFVSSDDYRKYHPRYGELQAAYGDDAVLHTQKFAGKMTEALIDDLSASGYHLIIEGTLRTTEVPLRTRDLLRSRGYDVSLNLILVRPEVSYLGTLKRYQQMKEIGLTPRMTPKEHHDLVARSIVDHLHTLYEQDAFPQVRVYNRAGECLYDREKTPFRDPSELFREEFSRDLTHHERERIVRDCAPYVSRARVEETLHAYEHFFPKEERGRGAR; this comes from the coding sequence ATGCCGGAGAACTACAGCGCAAAGGAGCTTGATGAACAAAAAGAAAAAATCAAAGCCGATTTATTAGGCGCGGTCACACCATCAAAAAATCCACAGGCATATCTTCTTGCCGGGCAGCCGGGGGCGGGCAAGACAAAACTTGCAGATATATTCACCCGGCAGCATAGCGGCAACATCGTCTTTGTTTCGAGTGACGACTACCGAAAGTATCATCCTCGCTACGGAGAATTACAGGCAGCATACGGGGATGATGCCGTGCTTCATACACAGAAATTTGCGGGCAAGATGACCGAAGCACTCATTGATGATCTGAGCGCATCTGGCTATCATCTTATCATTGAGGGGACGCTGCGGACAACGGAAGTGCCGCTGCGGACACGAGATTTACTGCGGAGCAGGGGATATGACGTATCACTCAATCTAATCCTCGTGCGTCCGGAGGTGTCATATCTTGGAACGCTGAAGCGGTATCAGCAGATGAAGGAGATAGGGCTTACGCCTCGCATGACACCGAAGGAGCATCATGACCTCGTGGCACGTTCCATCGTCGATCATTTGCATACGCTCTATGAGCAGGATGCGTTCCCGCAGGTTCGCGTCTACAATCGGGCTGGCGAATGCCTCTATGATCGGGAGAAAACGCCATTTCGCGATCCTTCCGAACTCTTTCGCGAAGAGTTCTCGCGTGATCTTACACATCATGAGCGCGAACGTATTGTACGCGACTGTGCACCATACGTCAGTCGCGCTCGGGTAGAGGAAACACTGCACGCATACGAACACTTCTTTCCCAAGGAGGAGCGCGGCAGAGGAGCGCGGTAG
- a CDS encoding peptidoglycan DD-metalloendopeptidase family protein, with translation MRHVLTVFAALFALLVSFAPAQTAAAMTMVSPVGQPMVVTSPQGHRIHPITGQPSYHAGVDLAVDYGDPIYAAASGTVSYSGWMQGYGNTIMIDHGGALYTLYGHNQELLVGVGEYVTQGMLIAKAGSTGNSTGPHCHFEVLPNGVYGEPTDPGLYVPGLLELEKAEGGGFGLGGVDFHGHTKDWAVTEDFAKPISDLVNKVVELITTGLETLQNYVTKIFFVLVAIDLVLGAMNKAMMPTSEDREGLFKWLVRRGLFYGFCLALLYNWGDFVGNLSLHGFPALGGLAGGNPEAAEAAVSDPTKIVQKGMNIIAPVFNGVLHSGSASDVLALLLGGAGAGAVLLMLILAVILFLLFCLIGYYIALAYVEFYMTVLFSFTVFPLAGLKHMRHLASNGINSVFAASINLMFFCLFAAMLQSTMEHIVVGELMSQTVQAQSAGGAPGASSVSISGRPKAELAYRISQIMQERYGKSISPEWIWAQLALESGHFSSALAVEDHNYGGIKAYNGAKIAGISPEGDYYRHFDSDEEYAQFAASNYDAYAPDGIYNAKTVQEFAAALKHGGYFGSSLESYTATLMGILGGSGGVVKQAVANNILLLQLILVVLMYMYFADRISKLVNTQFGSSGFKLSDQQGIFR, from the coding sequence ATGCGCCACGTTTTGACCGTATTTGCCGCTTTGTTCGCCCTCCTCGTTTCTTTTGCTCCGGCGCAGACCGCAGCGGCGATGACAATGGTCTCTCCGGTCGGTCAGCCGATGGTCGTAACCAGTCCGCAGGGGCATCGTATTCATCCGATTACAGGACAGCCATCCTACCATGCGGGTGTTGATCTTGCTGTCGATTATGGAGATCCAATCTATGCTGCCGCATCGGGCACGGTGAGTTATTCGGGCTGGATGCAGGGCTATGGAAACACCATCATGATCGATCATGGAGGGGCACTCTATACTCTTTACGGGCATAATCAGGAACTTCTGGTCGGCGTGGGGGAGTATGTAACGCAGGGAATGCTCATCGCAAAAGCGGGGAGTACGGGCAATTCGACGGGACCGCATTGTCATTTCGAGGTGCTTCCGAATGGTGTCTATGGGGAGCCAACCGATCCCGGTCTCTACGTTCCGGGACTGCTCGAACTGGAGAAGGCAGAGGGCGGCGGATTTGGGCTTGGTGGTGTAGATTTCCACGGGCACACAAAGGATTGGGCGGTCACGGAGGATTTTGCAAAGCCCATCAGTGATCTCGTGAACAAGGTCGTCGAGCTTATTACGACAGGGCTGGAGACGTTGCAAAACTATGTGACGAAGATATTCTTTGTCCTTGTGGCAATCGATCTTGTGCTTGGTGCAATGAACAAGGCGATGATGCCGACGAGCGAAGACCGCGAGGGACTATTTAAGTGGCTCGTTCGACGGGGGCTGTTCTATGGGTTCTGTCTTGCTCTCCTCTACAACTGGGGGGATTTTGTCGGCAACCTTTCGCTTCATGGTTTTCCTGCTCTTGGCGGGCTTGCCGGTGGAAATCCGGAAGCCGCAGAGGCAGCAGTCTCCGATCCGACAAAAATCGTACAAAAGGGCATGAACATCATTGCTCCGGTATTTAATGGCGTGCTTCATTCCGGCAGTGCATCGGATGTTTTAGCACTGTTGCTCGGTGGTGCGGGTGCAGGTGCTGTCCTCCTCATGCTGATCCTTGCCGTCATCCTATTTTTGCTGTTCTGCCTCATCGGCTATTATATCGCGCTCGCCTACGTCGAGTTCTATATGACGGTGCTGTTCAGCTTTACGGTATTCCCGCTGGCGGGGCTAAAGCATATGCGTCATCTTGCCTCGAATGGCATCAACAGTGTATTTGCGGCATCGATCAATCTCATGTTCTTCTGCCTCTTTGCTGCGATGCTCCAATCGACGATGGAGCACATCGTCGTCGGCGAACTCATGTCACAGACCGTACAGGCGCAGTCTGCCGGAGGAGCACCCGGTGCGTCAAGTGTCTCTATCTCCGGTCGTCCAAAAGCTGAACTGGCTTACCGTATCTCACAGATCATGCAGGAGCGGTATGGAAAAAGTATTTCTCCTGAATGGATTTGGGCGCAGCTTGCACTCGAATCCGGGCACTTTTCGAGCGCACTCGCCGTTGAGGATCACAATTATGGGGGGATCAAGGCGTATAACGGGGCGAAAATAGCGGGCATATCGCCGGAGGGGGATTATTACCGTCACTTTGACAGCGATGAGGAGTATGCTCAATTTGCGGCATCGAACTATGACGCTTACGCTCCTGATGGGATCTATAATGCAAAGACCGTACAGGAATTTGCGGCGGCACTCAAGCACGGCGGTTATTTTGGCTCTTCGCTCGAATCCTATACAGCTACCTTGATGGGGATCCTAGGAGGAAGCGGCGGTGTTGTGAAACAAGCTGTTGCAAACAACATACTGCTCTTGCAGCTCATTCTTGTCGTCCTTATGTATATGTATTTTGCTGATCGTATCAGCAAACTTGTCAATACGCAGTTCGGCAGCTCTGGATTTAAGCTCTCCGATCAGCAAGGCATATTCCGGTGA
- a CDS encoding type IV secretion system protein, with protein MKTEEHMGTAGIARKLRERLHTKHILLTLAVFGLILFQMNGIGFAAGSSEDIASAGTGLGGTFDQNLTTLANGAIKAMHIVLVVMTAIAGMMVAFGIEDGKKFVWQLMLGAGLAFNFGSFLIGSGVWSMADQTAQTQQVEYYTPELVSGEGSSVEDISILGSFMNHYTEHVIVPGAENILPYCLRLLIILTVVQATWELSVKFMSGDKLQYLINMTLKMGFFMFLMMNWISLMGALMSGFEVLGFRAGGNNTAIANNVVGEASDTFVQIALKMFTAIWTPNADSWIPDVVQTIAAVMQPGVLLLDIICILVIGGCLFMVALEMFMARIEFYTMALLALPCLAFGTMNKFNFLTEKAIGAMFNLSLKVCVIAFLSAVSKPFIEGFADKIIQANNPAEDLALLFQAVLASLLIFLLVKKIPQLVSGLLSGQPQLSGSDMTGALKGAVAGAAAATGNIAAAQAAAAAAGNGGMKGTLTQLGRNYVMSRSPVRSYREAIDSFQKTKDNTGSRILQELRSGVDSRNRQRSSAGQPDNESN; from the coding sequence ATGAAAACGGAGGAGCACATGGGGACAGCAGGGATTGCACGAAAACTAAGGGAACGTCTGCACACGAAACACATTCTCCTCACGCTTGCCGTTTTTGGTCTTATCCTCTTTCAGATGAACGGCATCGGCTTTGCCGCAGGTAGTTCAGAAGACATTGCGAGTGCCGGAACGGGACTGGGCGGCACATTCGATCAGAATTTGACGACACTTGCAAACGGCGCAATCAAGGCAATGCACATTGTTCTTGTCGTCATGACGGCGATCGCGGGCATGATGGTCGCATTTGGCATTGAGGACGGTAAAAAATTCGTCTGGCAGCTCATGCTGGGCGCAGGGCTTGCCTTTAACTTCGGCTCATTTTTGATCGGTTCGGGGGTCTGGTCGATGGCAGACCAGACGGCGCAGACGCAGCAGGTCGAATATTACACACCGGAACTTGTGAGCGGCGAAGGGTCAAGCGTCGAGGACATCAGCATCCTTGGTTCTTTTATGAACCACTACACCGAGCATGTGATTGTGCCCGGTGCGGAGAATATTCTGCCCTACTGCCTCCGGCTCCTCATCATCCTGACCGTCGTACAGGCGACGTGGGAGCTGTCGGTTAAGTTCATGTCGGGGGATAAGCTCCAATATCTCATCAATATGACCCTCAAAATGGGATTCTTCATGTTCCTCATGATGAACTGGATCAGTCTCATGGGAGCACTCATGTCCGGCTTTGAAGTACTCGGCTTCCGTGCGGGTGGGAATAATACAGCCATCGCCAATAATGTCGTAGGCGAGGCGAGTGATACATTCGTGCAGATTGCATTGAAGATGTTTACGGCAATCTGGACACCGAACGCTGACAGCTGGATTCCGGATGTCGTACAGACCATCGCAGCGGTCATGCAGCCCGGCGTACTCCTTCTCGACATTATTTGCATCCTCGTCATCGGCGGCTGCCTCTTTATGGTCGCGCTGGAGATGTTTATGGCGCGAATCGAGTTCTATACGATGGCGCTGCTTGCCCTGCCGTGTCTTGCATTCGGCACGATGAACAAGTTTAATTTCCTCACGGAAAAGGCAATCGGTGCGATGTTCAATCTCTCGCTCAAGGTCTGCGTCATCGCATTCCTATCGGCTGTCTCAAAGCCGTTCATCGAAGGTTTTGCCGATAAGATCATTCAGGCGAATAATCCAGCCGAAGACCTTGCATTGCTGTTTCAGGCAGTGCTTGCATCGCTCTTGATCTTCCTGCTCGTCAAGAAGATACCGCAGCTCGTCTCAGGACTTCTCAGCGGACAGCCCCAACTCAGCGGCAGCGATATGACCGGTGCACTTAAGGGCGCGGTTGCGGGTGCTGCTGCGGCAACGGGGAACATTGCCGCAGCACAGGCGGCGGCAGCAGCGGCAGGAAACGGCGGTATGAAAGGGACACTCACACAGCTCGGACGCAATTATGTGATGAGCCGCAGCCCGGTACGGAGCTATCGGGAGGCGATTGACAGCTTCCAGAAGACAAAGGACAATACAGGATCACGTATCCTTCAAGAACTGCGCTCTGGAGTGGACAGCCGAAACAGGCAAAGGTCGAGCGCGGGACAGCCGGATAATGAATCCAATTGA
- a CDS encoding L-PSP family endoribonuclease, with product MTTSIIFLCVVMICYFAIRVNCIETRMNALEEALNQAVKEGKIDTKILGKPFGGGAGGIGDFWSALKSAWKER from the coding sequence ATGACAACCAGCATCATCTTTCTCTGTGTCGTCATGATCTGCTATTTCGCAATTCGGGTCAACTGCATTGAGACGCGTATGAATGCCCTTGAAGAAGCATTGAATCAGGCGGTCAAGGAAGGAAAAATTGATACGAAGATACTCGGCAAGCCATTCGGCGGCGGGGCAGGGGGCATCGGAGATTTCTGGTCGGCACTCAAATCCGCATGGAAAGAGAGGTGA